The Desulfobulbus propionicus DSM 2032 DNA segment CGCGAGGAAGGCGTGTTCCCGATGGTGCCGGCCGGCAAGGCCACCACCGAGATGCTCCTGGTCTGAGAACCGGGCCAAAAGACATGTGACCGGCCCCAGCCGGCCGAACTGAACCGAGATTATCGTCGAACAGGACAACGACCATGAAACATACCCTGAGTGTCTTACTGCGCAACCGCCCCGGCGCCCTTTCCCGGGTCACCGGCCTCTTCAGCGGCCGTTGCTTCAACATCGAGAGCCTGTGCGTGGCCGAAACCTACGACCCGCAGGTTTCCTGCCTGACCGTGGTCACCAGCGGCGAGGCGGCCATCATCGAGCAAATCACCAAACAATTGCACAAGCTGATCGACGTGATCAAGGTCAACGATGTCAGCGAGGGTGAATTCGTCGAGCGGGAAATGGCCCTGATCCGGGTCAAGGCCGAGGCCAGCACCCGGGCGGAGGTGCTGCGGATCATCGACATCTTTCGCGGCAAGGTGGTCGACGTCAGC contains these protein-coding regions:
- the ilvN gene encoding acetolactate synthase small subunit; the encoded protein is MKHTLSVLLRNRPGALSRVTGLFSGRCFNIESLCVAETYDPQVSCLTVVTSGEAAIIEQITKQLHKLIDVIKVNDVSEGEFVEREMALIRVKAEASTRAEVLRIIDIFRGKVVDVSPNSYALEITGSESKIKAVIDILRPLGIKEIVRTGKIAMMRAPKK